The nucleotide sequence CGCGACGCATACGATCGACGATAATGTCAAGGTGTAACTCTCCCATACCCGAGATCAGTGTTTGTCCAGATTCAGGATCTGTTTCCACACGGAAAGAGGGATCTTCTGCTGCAAGTTTTTGCAACGCAACTCCCATCTTCTGCTCATCGGATTGAGTTCTTGGTTCAACTGCTATCGTGATAACAGGCTCAGGGAAATCCATACGCTCTAGGATGACTTTACGACTAATGTCACAAAGTGTATCACCCGTAGTTACGTCCTTAAGACCAATAGCTGCCGCGATGTCACCAGCGCGAACCTCTTTAATCTCTTGGCGGTCATTTGCATGCATCTGCACCATACGACCTATGCGTTCCCGCTTCTGTTTAACTGAGTTATAAACGGCAGCTCCCGTTTCTAATACACCCGAATAAACGCGTATAAAAGTTAACGTACCGACAAATGGGTCTGTCGCGATTTTAAATGCCAACGCAGCAAAAGGAGCATCATCGTCCGCAGGACAAAGTACTTCCTCCTCTTTCTCATTAAGGCCTTTAATTGCATGGACCTCAACAGGAGATGGCAAATAATCGATAACAGCATCAAGTACCGCTTGCACACCTTTGTTCTTAAATGCAGAACCACAAGTAGCAAGTACGATCTCATTAGCTAGAGTACGTTGACGCAGTGCAGCCTTAATTTCGTCAACTGACAGTTCGCCCTCTTCGAGGTACTTCTCCATCAGTTCATCAGTTGCTTCTGCTGCTGCTTCAACGAGATATTCACGCATTTCAGCTGCCTTATCGGCAAGCTCTACAGGAATATCTTCATAGGTGAACGTTGTACCATGATCATCTTCTGACCAGTTAATGGCCTTCATCTTAATCAGGTCGATAACACCTTTGAAATTCTCTTCTGCACCTATGTTCATTTGAACCGGCACACAAGTCGCCCCTAGACGGTTACGGATCTGCTCAATCACGCGATCAAAGTCAGCACCAGCACGATCCATCTTATTGACGAATACGATTCGTGGTACATGATACTTATCAGCCTGACGCCAAACAGTTTCAGATTGTGGTTCAACACCTGATGATCCACAGAAAACTACCACTGCACCATCGAGTACACGCAATGAACGTTCAACTTCAATCGTGAAGTCTACGTGCCCAGGTGTGTCGATAATGTTGATACGGTGCT is from Shewanella sp. MTB7 and encodes:
- the fusA gene encoding elongation factor G produces the protein MARTTPIERYRNIGIVAHVDAGKTTTTERVLFYTGVSHKIGEVHNGAATMDWMEQEQERGITITSAATTAFWSGMEAQFTEHRINIIDTPGHVDFTIEVERSLRVLDGAVVVFCGSSGVEPQSETVWRQADKYHVPRIVFVNKMDRAGADFDRVIEQIRNRLGATCVPVQMNIGAEENFKGVIDLIKMKAINWSEDDHGTTFTYEDIPVELADKAAEMREYLVEAAAEATDELMEKYLEEGELSVDEIKAALRQRTLANEIVLATCGSAFKNKGVQAVLDAVIDYLPSPVEVHAIKGLNEKEEEVLCPADDDAPFAALAFKIATDPFVGTLTFIRVYSGVLETGAAVYNSVKQKRERIGRMVQMHANDRQEIKEVRAGDIAAAIGLKDVTTGDTLCDISRKVILERMDFPEPVITIAVEPRTQSDEQKMGVALQKLAAEDPSFRVETDPESGQTLISGMGELHLDIIVDRMRREFGVNCNVGKPQVAYRETIRSSVEVEGKFIRQSGGRGQFGHVWLKLEPQEEGFGYEFVNEIVGGAVPKEYIPAVDKGIQEQMKSGVLAGFPLLDVKVSLFDGSYHDVDSNEMAFKVAGSMGFKKGALEADPVLLEPCMKVEVTTPENYMGDVVGDLNRRRGLIEGMDDGIAGVKLVHATVPLSEMFGYATDLRSATQGRASYSMEFLKYSDAPQNVAKAVIDARG